The Microcella flavibacter DNA segment GGTGCATCGCGGCGCCCAGCACATCCCGCTGACCGCCCGCGAGTTCGCCGTGCTCGCGTACCTCGCCCGCCACGCGGGCATCGTCGTCAGCAAGCGCGACGTGATCGACGGCGTGTGGGACGCCGACTTCGAGGGCGACCAGAACATCGTCGAGGTGTACATAGGCCACCTGCGCGCGAAGATCGATCGACCCTTCGGGCGATCGGCCATCACGACCCTGCGCGGAGCGGGCTACCGGTTGGCGCCCGACGGTGGCTGAACCGCGGCCGAGCTCCGCCCGAGCGCAGCGAAGGCCGAGGGGCATGCGCGGGCGGATCACGGCGGTGACCGCGGCCGCCGTCGCGGCGGGCCTCGCGATCATCGGCCTCGCCTTCGTGGGGGTTCTCGGCACCACCCTGACCGCCAGCGAGGCGACCACCGCCGAGCAGCTCGCCGAGCAGCTCGCCGACCGACTCGAGGCGACGGGCGGCACCCGGCTCGACGACGTCGAGGACGGCGTCGCCCAGGTGCAGCGCGACGGCGTCGTGCTCGCCACCTCCGACGACGACGTCGCGCAGCCGCTGCCGCTCGAGGGGCTCGCGCGCACCGACGAGGGCGAGGTCGTCACCTCCAGCACCGACGCCGAGATCGGCGGAGCGGAGCTCGACGTCGTCGTGGCGCGCGATCTCGAGCAGGTCGCGGCGGCGACGACCACGGTCGGTGCCCTGCTCGCCCTGCTGCTGCCCCTCCTCACCGCGGCGATCGCGCTCACGGTGTGGGTCGTCGTCGGCCGAGCGCTCCGGCCCGTCGATCGCATCCGTCGCGACGTCGACGCCATCGGCTCCGCGCAGCTCGACCGGCGCGTCGACGTGCCGCCGACGCGGGACGAGGTCGCGACGCTCGCCCGCACGATGAATCGCATGCTCGACCGGCTCGAGCAGGCGCAGCTCGCGCAGCGGCGGTTCCTCTCCGACGCCTCGCACGAGCTCCGCTCCCCGGTCGCCTCGCTCGCGCAGCACGCGCAGCTCGCGCAGCAGCACCCGGGCGCCACCGACCTGGCGACGCTCGCCGAGGTCGTCGACGCCGAGAGCACCCGCCTCACCGAGCTCGTGGAATCGATGCTCGCCCTGACCCGCGCCGAGGAGGGGGCCCTGCGGCGGGAGGCGGTCGACCTCGACGACCTCGCCCTCGCCGAGGCGGCGCGGCTGCGCGCCGAGACGGGTCTCTCGATCAGCACCGCGGGCGTGTCCGCCGTCCAGCTGATCGCCGACCCCGCCGCCCTGCGGCGCGCCCTGCGCAACCTCGGCGACAACGCGCGTCGGCACGCGGCGACGAGCGTGAGCATCGCGACGTCGCGGGAGGGCGGCACCGCGGTGATCGCCGTCGAGGATGACGGACCGGGCGTGCCCGAGCACGAACGGCAGCGGGTTCTGGAGCGCTTCCACCGTCTCGAC contains these protein-coding regions:
- a CDS encoding sensor histidine kinase, translated to MTAAAVAAGLAIIGLAFVGVLGTTLTASEATTAEQLAEQLADRLEATGGTRLDDVEDGVAQVQRDGVVLATSDDDVAQPLPLEGLARTDEGEVVTSSTDAEIGGAELDVVVARDLEQVAAATTTVGALLALLLPLLTAAIALTVWVVVGRALRPVDRIRRDVDAIGSAQLDRRVDVPPTRDEVATLARTMNRMLDRLEQAQLAQRRFLSDASHELRSPVASLAQHAQLAQQHPGATDLATLAEVVDAESTRLTELVESMLALTRAEEGALRREAVDLDDLALAEAARLRAETGLSISTAGVSAVQLIADPAALRRALRNLGDNARRHAATSVSIATSREGGTAVIAVEDDGPGVPEHERQRVLERFHRLDDARSRDAGGSGLGLAIVAGTAAAHGGEVRILASALGGARAEIRLPLGLDASISPGDDSGPRPS